Proteins encoded together in one Coffea arabica cultivar ET-39 chromosome 2c, Coffea Arabica ET-39 HiFi, whole genome shotgun sequence window:
- the LOC113725006 gene encoding uncharacterized protein isoform X2 → MEKCEKCAQEFCSPVNYRRHIRVHRRSLNFDKESHKIRDMLAAFWDKLSLEDAKEVVSLRDVTLKEVTGTSVIKSLAASLHKPGVWTLPQVYVEAGSTLLDVIHAKSSRLPISSQELFSILDDASERTFLRAGTAESVLKYIFGGKPGRIAFELKNLVACTSFLFELKLVKAWVADKDVEALRCQKLLVEEEEAAQKRQAELLERKKQKKLRQKEQKAREHSNGDGVALIDATSSEGSFLAEMCSSSPPDSSPDAPCTVDDGTTFLEPVQLSSTEQNNDIEAQFDLSSGHLDSGLVQNVEPTMVSVNGRRWRQVPKSHWAGRSGFHGNQNHQVSKLEPVQKLVPAKDRGTVVSSSKVWTKKLKVDNDEEILRPTLEEAVNKSDENKCELIIGSISIPVTNCILRKNKISLGEPHYSCSTEEGKHKSNVLEEPANSDSHQLGLNEAATELWMPASLHGSRGPSPVPRANHDAQDGVMVDKLEDRTASDGSCLQSSSSDDDHSQSREGLTCVYEGVALPQGLQRSTAAAKAFLAQRWKEAISAEHVTTLVLSEESDLPGLPENQIDISALDFENREVDVGRISSTGRITKAKNRTNSEKGVKIKYIPKQKVAS, encoded by the exons ATGGAGAAGTGTGAGAAGTGCGCACAGGAATTTTGTTCACCGGTTAACTATCGGAGGCACATCAGAGTGCACCGCAGATCATTAAATTTTGACAAG GAATCTCATAAGATTAGAGATATGTTGGCAGCTTTCTGGGACAAG CTCTCACTGGAGGATGCTAAGGAAGTTGTATCATTGAGGGATGTGACTCTAAAG GAAGTTACTGGCacttcagttatcaaatcattGGCTGCATCTCTCCACAAGCCAGGGGTTTGGACACTTCCACAGGTTTATGTCGAGGCTGGATCTACCCTACTG GATGTCATTCATGCTAAATCCTCTAGGCTTCCTATATCCTCACAGGAATTATTCAGTATTCTTGATGATGCTAGTGAGAGGACTTTCTTACGTGCTGGCACAGCTGAATCTGTGCTAAAGTATATTTTTGGTGGGAAACCTGGAAGAATTGCCTTTGAGTTGAAGAACTTAGTTGCTTGCACTAGCTTTCTTTTTGAACTGAAGCTG GTTAAAGCATGGGTTGCTGACAAAGATGTTGAGGCCTTGAGATGCCAGAAATTGCTTGTGGAGGAGGAGGAAGCTGCTCAGAAAAG GCAAGCTGAGCTGTTGGaaaggaaaaagcaaaagaagctCAGGCAGAAGGAACAGAAAGCAAGGGAACATTCAAATGGGGACGGAGTGGCTTTGATTGATGCCACTTCATCAGAGGGATCTTTTCTGGCAGAAATGTGCAGCTCTTCTCCACCTGATTCCAGTCCTGATGCTCCTTGCACTGTAGATGATGGCACCACCTTCCTTGAGCCAGTTCAGCTCTCTAGTACTGAACAAAATAATGACATTGAAGCTCAATTTGATTTGAGCAGTGGCCATTTGGATTCAGGTCTTGTTCAAAATGTAGAACCCACAATGGTATCTGTAAACGGTCGCCGGTGGCGGCAGGTGCCTAAATCCCATTGGGCTGGAAGAAGTGGCTTTCATGGTAATCAGAATCATCAAGTTTCAAAACTTGAACCAGTACAAAAGCTTGTCCCTGCCAAAGATCGAGGTACTGTGGTGAGCAGCAGTAAAGTGTGGACCAAGAAACTTAAAGTGGACAATGATGAGGAGATCTTGAGACCCACACTGGAGGAGGCAGTAAACAAATCAGATGAAAACAAGTGTGAACTGATTATTGGCTCTATATCTATACCAGTTACAAACTGTATcttaaggaaaaataaaatcagtttAGGAGAACCTCATTACAGTTGTAGTACTGAGGAAGGTAAACATAAGAGTAATGTTTTGGAGGAACCAGCTAACTCCGACAGCCATCAACTTGGTTTAAATGAAGCTGCCACTGAACTTTGGATGCCTGCGAGTCTTCATGGTTCAAGAGGTCCATCACCAGTTCCAAGAGCCAACCATGATGCCCAAGACGGTGTTATGGTTGACAAGCTAGAGGATCGAACTGCCTCTGATGGTAGTTGTTTGCAGTCATCCTCTTCGGATGATGATCATAGCCAAAGCAGGGAGGGTTTGACCTGTGTGTATGAAGGGGTGGCACTGCCTCAAGGTTTGCAGCGCTCCACTGCGGCTGCCAAAGCTTTTCTTGCACAGA GGTGGAAGGAAGCTATCTCAGCGGAGCATGTGACGACACTGGTGCTTTCGGAGGAGTCCGATCTTCCCGGGCTTCCAGAAAATCAAATTGACATTTCGGCTCTTGATTTTGAAAACCGGGAAGTTGACGTGGGTCGTATTTCGTCTACCGGCAGAATTACTAAAGCTAAGAATAGAACAAATTCTGAAAAGGGTGTTAAGATCAAGTACATCCCCAAACAGAAAGTTGCTTCTTAG
- the LOC113725006 gene encoding uncharacterized protein isoform X1: MPVAKLSTGGTLDSMKSGDGNDSLDTVSRQTVGKEPHISLSRTGDIPVPWFQLLHELPGWPLLKPLKVQMEKCEKCAQEFCSPVNYRRHIRVHRRSLNFDKESHKIRDMLAAFWDKLSLEDAKEVVSLRDVTLKEVTGTSVIKSLAASLHKPGVWTLPQVYVEAGSTLLDVIHAKSSRLPISSQELFSILDDASERTFLRAGTAESVLKYIFGGKPGRIAFELKNLVACTSFLFELKLVKAWVADKDVEALRCQKLLVEEEEAAQKRQAELLERKKQKKLRQKEQKAREHSNGDGVALIDATSSEGSFLAEMCSSSPPDSSPDAPCTVDDGTTFLEPVQLSSTEQNNDIEAQFDLSSGHLDSGLVQNVEPTMVSVNGRRWRQVPKSHWAGRSGFHGNQNHQVSKLEPVQKLVPAKDRGTVVSSSKVWTKKLKVDNDEEILRPTLEEAVNKSDENKCELIIGSISIPVTNCILRKNKISLGEPHYSCSTEEGKHKSNVLEEPANSDSHQLGLNEAATELWMPASLHGSRGPSPVPRANHDAQDGVMVDKLEDRTASDGSCLQSSSSDDDHSQSREGLTCVYEGVALPQGLQRSTAAAKAFLAQRWKEAISAEHVTTLVLSEESDLPGLPENQIDISALDFENREVDVGRISSTGRITKAKNRTNSEKGVKIKYIPKQKVAS, translated from the exons AGCTTCCTGGTTGGCCCTTGCTGAAGCCTCTGAAGGTTCAGATGGAGAAGTGTGAGAAGTGCGCACAGGAATTTTGTTCACCGGTTAACTATCGGAGGCACATCAGAGTGCACCGCAGATCATTAAATTTTGACAAG GAATCTCATAAGATTAGAGATATGTTGGCAGCTTTCTGGGACAAG CTCTCACTGGAGGATGCTAAGGAAGTTGTATCATTGAGGGATGTGACTCTAAAG GAAGTTACTGGCacttcagttatcaaatcattGGCTGCATCTCTCCACAAGCCAGGGGTTTGGACACTTCCACAGGTTTATGTCGAGGCTGGATCTACCCTACTG GATGTCATTCATGCTAAATCCTCTAGGCTTCCTATATCCTCACAGGAATTATTCAGTATTCTTGATGATGCTAGTGAGAGGACTTTCTTACGTGCTGGCACAGCTGAATCTGTGCTAAAGTATATTTTTGGTGGGAAACCTGGAAGAATTGCCTTTGAGTTGAAGAACTTAGTTGCTTGCACTAGCTTTCTTTTTGAACTGAAGCTG GTTAAAGCATGGGTTGCTGACAAAGATGTTGAGGCCTTGAGATGCCAGAAATTGCTTGTGGAGGAGGAGGAAGCTGCTCAGAAAAG GCAAGCTGAGCTGTTGGaaaggaaaaagcaaaagaagctCAGGCAGAAGGAACAGAAAGCAAGGGAACATTCAAATGGGGACGGAGTGGCTTTGATTGATGCCACTTCATCAGAGGGATCTTTTCTGGCAGAAATGTGCAGCTCTTCTCCACCTGATTCCAGTCCTGATGCTCCTTGCACTGTAGATGATGGCACCACCTTCCTTGAGCCAGTTCAGCTCTCTAGTACTGAACAAAATAATGACATTGAAGCTCAATTTGATTTGAGCAGTGGCCATTTGGATTCAGGTCTTGTTCAAAATGTAGAACCCACAATGGTATCTGTAAACGGTCGCCGGTGGCGGCAGGTGCCTAAATCCCATTGGGCTGGAAGAAGTGGCTTTCATGGTAATCAGAATCATCAAGTTTCAAAACTTGAACCAGTACAAAAGCTTGTCCCTGCCAAAGATCGAGGTACTGTGGTGAGCAGCAGTAAAGTGTGGACCAAGAAACTTAAAGTGGACAATGATGAGGAGATCTTGAGACCCACACTGGAGGAGGCAGTAAACAAATCAGATGAAAACAAGTGTGAACTGATTATTGGCTCTATATCTATACCAGTTACAAACTGTATcttaaggaaaaataaaatcagtttAGGAGAACCTCATTACAGTTGTAGTACTGAGGAAGGTAAACATAAGAGTAATGTTTTGGAGGAACCAGCTAACTCCGACAGCCATCAACTTGGTTTAAATGAAGCTGCCACTGAACTTTGGATGCCTGCGAGTCTTCATGGTTCAAGAGGTCCATCACCAGTTCCAAGAGCCAACCATGATGCCCAAGACGGTGTTATGGTTGACAAGCTAGAGGATCGAACTGCCTCTGATGGTAGTTGTTTGCAGTCATCCTCTTCGGATGATGATCATAGCCAAAGCAGGGAGGGTTTGACCTGTGTGTATGAAGGGGTGGCACTGCCTCAAGGTTTGCAGCGCTCCACTGCGGCTGCCAAAGCTTTTCTTGCACAGA GGTGGAAGGAAGCTATCTCAGCGGAGCATGTGACGACACTGGTGCTTTCGGAGGAGTCCGATCTTCCCGGGCTTCCAGAAAATCAAATTGACATTTCGGCTCTTGATTTTGAAAACCGGGAAGTTGACGTGGGTCGTATTTCGTCTACCGGCAGAATTACTAAAGCTAAGAATAGAACAAATTCTGAAAAGGGTGTTAAGATCAAGTACATCCCCAAACAGAAAGTTGCTTCTTAG